A single region of the Acidobacteriota bacterium genome encodes:
- a CDS encoding Arc family DNA-binding protein, with protein MAAPRKAFLLRLDVRVYEEIRSLAASELRSVNGQIEYMIRQALRKRGRSTGPSDVETTGNAAPERERNETPQGG; from the coding sequence GTGGCCGCTCCCCGCAAGGCATTCCTGCTGCGCCTGGACGTCCGGGTCTACGAGGAGATCCGGAGCCTCGCGGCGTCGGAACTCCGGAGCGTCAACGGGCAGATCGAGTACATGATTCGGCAGGCACTCCGGAAAAGGGGAAGAAGTACGGGCCCCTCCGATGTTGAGACGACCGGAAACGCAGCCCCTGAGCGAGAGCGGAACGAAACACCACAGGGTGGCTGA